Proteins co-encoded in one Aspergillus fumigatus Af293 chromosome 6, whole genome shotgun sequence genomic window:
- a CDS encoding SIR2 family NAD-dependent protein deacylase produces MASSAISGADLRSFTEYLKGCKRILALLGAGISASSGLPTFRGAGGLWRSYDATDLATPEAFEANPDLVWQFYSYRRHMALKANPNRAHHALAELARKNRDFITLTQNVDGLSQRANHPSEQLHLLHGSLFTVKCTSFYCNYVRENDFTDPIVPELAIPKGVPDLSPSAEDKTGEEASKALSNALRMEETELDISDENVPLPALSQDVLPHCPECKEGLLRPGVVWFGESLPLHTLETVDKWLNSGPVDLILVIGTSSRVYPAAGYVDKARARGARVAVVNMDRNDVGYSGLKKGDWFFQGDAGVIVPEILQGVIGDI; encoded by the exons ATGGCCTCATCGGCAATATCAGGAGCTGATCTGCGATCGTTTACTGAATACTTGAAAGGGTGTAAACGGATACTGGCACTCTTAGGGGCTGGTATATCCGCATCTTCTGGACTTCCCACATTTCGAGGAGCCGGCGGTCTTTGGCGATCTTATGATGCCACCGATTTGGCGACTCCTGAGGCATTCGAGGCCAATCCGGACCTAGTATGGCAGTTTTACAGCTACCGGAGACACATGGCACTCAAAGCGAACCCTAACCGCGCGCACCATGCCCTTGCAGAGCTTGCAAGGAAGAATAGGGATTTTATCACACTCACACAGAATGTTGATG GTCTTTCACAACGTGCAAATCATCCCTCGGAACagctccacctcctccacggGTCACTTTTCACGGTCAAATGTACCTCATTCTACTGCAACTATGTGCGCGAAAATGACTTTACCGATCCGATAGTCCCCGAGCTTGCCATTCCGAAAGGTGTTCCGGACTTGAGTCCATCTGCTGAAGATAAGACTGGCGAGGAGGCCTCAAAGGCGCTATCCAACGCATTAAGAATGGAGGAAACGGAACTGGACATATCAGACGAGAACGTCCCGCTCCCTGCCTTGAGTCAGGATGTCCTGCCACATTGTCCAGAATGTAAAGAAGGGCTTTTGCGGCCAGGCGTGGTCTGGTTTGGAGAAAGTTTACCCTTACATACGCTAGAAACGGTGGACAAGTGGTTAAATTCTGGTCCCGTGGATTTGATCTTGGTGATTGGAACAAGTTCGAGAGTCTACCCAGCTGCAGGCTACGTTGATAAGGCGCGTGCGAGAGGGGCCCGAGTCGCTGTGGTCAATATGGATCGCAATGATGTTGGGTATTCTGGCTTGAAAAAAGGTGATTGGTTTTTCCAAGGAGACGCGGGTGTTATAGTCCCGGAGATATTGCAGGGTGTCATTGGAGACATTTAG
- a CDS encoding putative SNF2 family helicase/ATPase translates to MAKESDAPPSYPMTPRRPNEHTQRPLSQQLEFGKPSPLGPYQRPNPPHQQQPNHPFNIPKPNRARPEHHRPAPQSRSYNAPHPGISHQGHRPTGGSSSLVASTPKRSEPFDPFKPVRPSAYNNYRNSRPVNNDVVEIRRPENVTFTTPRAPKTFYASSAIKMDKASKNLSNFVDLTREGGFTPSTRPRNAGFGSMDANGYVDPVKANENIKALLEGAFTSDDDKQGSRAKNRKKSKNRRKKKKEAKEKKKQGTSEIDDLASQLEEVTVNESSAATEKSELDELKAEGNVGETKDDKKSSEDEVEDDENDYEEDDEEVEEGEDEEEDDGTVEGLKVKLLPHQREGVNWMCDKERGSGNAKGVLPKGGILADDMGLGKTVQTIALLLTNQKSSDKFIAGAAKTDDNNSDDQDNEKVRKVPSGLSKSTLVVAPLALIKQWESEIATKIEDSHKLRVCVYHGNTRAKATDSLDTYDVVITTYGTLTSEYGAVDKNKKKAGLFSVYWYRIVLDEAHTIKNRNAKATQSACALDAEYRWCLSGTPMQNNLDELQSLIKFLRIKPYNDLAAWKDQITRPLANGHGALAIERLQVYLKAFMKRRTKDVLKLNPNLKPSGSGADEEQKKSTGFQITKREVIKVAAEFMPGEMNFYKRLEQRTENSLEKMMGGSKVDYAGALVLLLRLRQACNHPDLVKSDLAKDKDILLQNGTSSSQSSSGKQDDLDSMADLFGALSVVSKKCDVCQTELSKEEVKNSSSRCGECEADLKATLGGFDSGKKKSSHKPRVEMNLTDSPSNKFSEMQKARARRNRKIVIDSDDEDEDDGEWIVPEGQRGLPNLGKAGGTDDENAEGGGEWLSSEDSETDEDGPESPTRKPAIVSNLRRSQGSESDTDEDIYLNPGDNETQVLPSTKIRHLMKILRREAADYKFIVFSVFTSMLDKIEPFLKRAGIGFARYDGSMRNDLREASLDKLRHNSATRVLLCSLRAGALGLNLTAASRVVILEPFWNPFVEEQAIDRVHRLNQTVDVKIYKMIIKETVEERILELQDRKRELANLTIEGKSAAGKLTMNDMMALFGRDAEARFSGDRGNIDVIKSGASLTEASASSSKNNGNEGSTRPWGRPSSQGRNRQAEKRAPRAEDSVYGRRW, encoded by the exons ATGGCTAAAGAAAGCGACGCGCCGCCGTCGTATCCAATGACGCCTCGTCGGCCAAACGAGCACACCCAGCGTCCTCTTTCACAACAACTTGAGTTTGGGAAACCTTCTCCTCTCGGCCCATATCAACGTCCAAACCCGCCCCACCAGCAACAGCCGAACCATCCTTTCAATATCCCAAAACCGAACCGGGCTCGACCTGAACATCACAGACCTGCACCGCAGTCAAGGTCATACAATGCTCCTCACCCTGGTATAAGCCATCAGGGTCACAGACCAACTGGTGGCTCGAGTAGCCTTGTAGCATCCACACCGAAGCGCAGCGAGCCGTTCGATCCTTTCAAGCCTGTTCGACCTTCGGCGTATAACAACTACCGAAACTCCCGTCCGGTCAACAACGATGTTGTGGAGATTCGCCGTCCGGAGAATGTCACCTTCACCACGCCGCGAGCTCCGAAGACTTTCTATGCATCTTCAGCCATAAAAATGGACAAAGCATCCAAAAATCTCAGCAACTTCGTTGATCTTACCCGCGAAGGAGGGTTCACACCCAGCACTAGGCCTCGCAATGCCGGGTTCGGGTCAATGGACGCCAACGGCTATGTTGATCCTGTCAAAGCCAACGAAAACATAAAAGCTCTGCTTGAAGGGGCTTTTACAAGTGACGATGACAAACAAGGATCAAGGGCAAAGAACCGGAAGAAGAGTAAGAAccggaggaagaagaagaaggaggccaaggaaaaaaagaagcaggGCACTTCTGAAATTGACGACCTAGCCTCTcagcttgaagaagtcacAGTCAACGAGTCAAGCGCTGCTACTGAGAAAAGTGAACTGGACGAGCTGAAGGCAGAAGGCAATGTTGGGGAAACcaaggatgacaagaagTCATCTGAAGATGAAGTCGAAGACGATGAGAATGACtatgaagaagatgatgaggaagtagaagagggggaagacgaggaagaagatgatgggacAGTCGAAGGCTTGAAAGTCAAGCTACTCCCTCACCAAAGGGAAGGAGTGAATTGGATGTGTGACAAAGAGAGAGGCTCAGGTAACGCCAAAGGAGTGCTTCCTAAGGGTGGCATTCTCGCAGACGATATGGGTCTGGGAAAGACTGTTCAAACCATCGCCCTGTTACTTACCAATCAGAAATCTTCGGACAAGTTCATTGCTGGCGCCGCCAAAACGGATGACAACAACAGTGACGACCAAGACAATGAGAAGGTGCGCAAGGTACCTTCTGGGCTAAGCAAGTCGACTCTTGTTGTTGCCCCACTGGCATTGATCAAACAGTGGGAGTCAGAAATAGCAACCAAGATCGAGGACTCTCATAAGCTACGTGTTTGTGTCTACCACGGAAATACTCGTGCGAAAGCAACGGACAGCCTGGACACCTACGATGTGGTGATTACGACATATGGTACCTTAACCTCCGAATATGGAGCTGTCGataagaacaagaagaaagcggGACTTTTCTCTGTTTATTGGTACCGGATAGTCCTAGACGAAGCGCATACCATCAAGAATCGAAATGCCAAGGCAACGCAGTCTGCCTGTGCGCTTGATGCAGAATATAGATGGTGTCTTTCGGGAACGCCAATGCAGAACAACTTGGACGAGCTCCAGAGTTTGATCAAGTTTCTGCGGATCAAACCCTACAACGACCTTGCGGCTTGGAAGGATCAGATCACAAGACCGTTGGCTAACGGCCATGGGGCCCTTGCGATTGAGCGTCTACAGGTCTATTTGAAAGCATTCATGAAGCGGCGCACTAAGGATGTTTTGAAGCTGAATCCCAACCTGAAGCCCAGCGGGTCAGGtgccgatgaggagcagaagaagtcCACCGGCTTCCAGATCACCAAACGGGAAGTCATTAAGGTAGCTGCAGAGTTCATGCCCGGCGAGATGAACTTTTATAAACGTCTCGAACAGCGAACAGAAAACAGCcttgagaagatgatgggtGGCTCCAAAGTCGACTACGCTGGTGCTTTGGTCTTACTGTTACGTCTACGGCAAGCATGCAACCACCCAGATCTGGTCAAGAGCGACCTtgccaaagacaaagacatcCTCTTGCAGAATGGGACTTCTAGTAGCCAATCTAGCTCTGGAAAGCAGGACGATCTCGACAGTATGGCTGATCTCTTTGGAGCTCTGAGCGTCGTTTCGAAGAAGTGTGATGTCTGCCAGACTGAGCTGAGCAAAGAAGAAGTAAAGAACAGTTCCAGCAGGTGTGGAGAGTGCGAGGCCGATCTAAAGGCTACGCTTGGTGGTTTCGATtcaggaaagaaaaagagctCTCACAAACCGAGAGTAGAGATGAATCTCACCGACTCACCATCGAATAAATTCTCCGAAATGCAGAAGGCTCGAGCTCGGAGAAACAGGAAGATTGTTATTgacagcgacgacgaggacgaggacgatgggGAGTGGATAGTCCCGGAGGGCCAACGCGGTTTGCCTAATCTTGGAAAAGCTGGTGGAACTGATGACGAAAATgctgaaggaggaggcgaaTGGCTGAGTTCCGAGGACTCTGAGACCGATGAGGATGGCCCTGAATCTCCAACACGGAAGCCTGCCATTGTTTCcaatttgagaagaagccaGGGTTCGGAGTCGGACACCGATGAGGATATCTATCTGAATCCTGGTGACAATGAGACTCAAGTCCTGCCATCTACCAAGATCCGACATTTGATGAAGATCCTCAGACGTGAAGCTGCCGACTACAAGTTCATTGTTTTTTCGGTCTTCACTTCGATGCTTGACAAGATCGAACCGTTCTTGAAGCGTGCTGGCATTGGCTTTGCAAGATACGATGGGAGTATGCGAAACGACCTTCGAGAAGCTAGTCTAGATAAATTGAGGCACAACAGTGCGACTCGGGTGCTACTCTGCAGTCTGCGCGCCGGCGCCCTGGGACTCAACCTTACGGCTGCAAGTCGGGTCGTGATTTTGGAACCATTTTGGAATCCT TTCGTTGAGGAACAAGCTATTGATCGAGTCCATCGGCTTAACCAGACGGTCGACGTCAAGATTTACAAGATGATTATCAAGGAAACCGTTGAAGAGCGGATCTTGGAATTGCAAGACCGCAAGCGCGAGTTGGCCAATCTCACAATTGAAGGCAAGAGCGCAGCTGGCAAGCTTACTATGAACGATATGATGGCTCTCTTTGGTCGCGATGCCGAAGCTCGCTTCTCTGGCGACCGGGGAAACATTGACGTTATCAAATCCGGAGCATCATTGACAGAAGCCAGCGCCTCTAGTTCCAAGAATAACGGAAACGAAGGAAGCACTCGGCCGTGGGGCCGGCCCAGTTCGCAAGGCCGGAATCGCCAGGCGGAGAAGCGGGCTCCTAGGGCTGAGGATTCTGTATATGGACGACGCTGGTGA
- a CDS encoding serine/threonine-protein kinase translates to MGNSQGKPVCSTDEVNLNQFRLLRVVGKGAFGKVRIVEKKDTGLTFALKYIRKEEVVRSESVRNIIRERRMLEHLNHPFLCNLRYSFQDIEYIYIVVDLMNGGDLRFHISRKCFTEEAVRFWMAELGCALRYIHSQGIIHRDVKPDNVLLDSEGHVHLADFNVASDFRPGKPLTSKSGTLAYLAPEVYEGGGYYCEVDWWSLGVTFYECIYNKRPFEGRSQDVLSENIKKAQPKYYVTNPAVSVPCLRAMAALLEKDRSKRIGATGFDTFTSHMFFAEIDFVALERKEVPPVFRPSSDKTNFDATYDLEELLLEEAPLEARARRQKPRAELREDATAKEIREDELHRLIETMFEPFDYTTVTYQGYVRELPQQDVSGFRANGVFSNAAEAIAASKNPEDCLPPTTSSAHARHYSQPDTSRNSPTSRTEGCAGHLTQPDNTSHGEAHDSPDNTANAQPPSAPPPPPPPAPSFSRPLPPPGPNRPRGATRKTSKGGGVQMVLEEAGSWSELADHSSTLPAEGYDNASVKGKSSNSGMLAFLSRKKGRDRSPKPQEPGVLGKEGARQIIS, encoded by the exons ATGGGTAACTCGCAAGGGAAACCGGTGTGCTCCACCGATGAGG TGAACTTGAACCAATTTCGCCTCCTTCGAGTGGTAGGCAAAGGTGCTTTTGGAAAGGTCCGCAttgtggagaagaaggatacCGGCCTGACATTTGCTCTGAAGTACATTCGGAAAGAAGAAG TTGTGCGATCGGAGAGCGTAAGAAACATTATTCGAGAACGACGAATGCTCGAACATTTAAACCATCCCTTTCTTTGCAACTTAAGATACAGTTTCCAAGACATTGAGTACAT TTATATTGTGGTTGATTTGATGAACGGCGGTGATTTGCGATTCCATATCTCAAGAAAGTGCTTTACGGAAGAGGCAGTACGATTTTGGATGGCAGAACTCGGTTGTGCTTTGAGATACATCCACTCACAAGGAATCATACATCGAGATGTGAAGCCGGACAATGTGCTGCTAGATTCGGAAGGGCATGTGCATTTGGCGGATTTC AATGTGGCATCCGATTTTCGACCGGGCAAGCCCCTCACAAGCAAGTCAGGAACCTTGGCTTATCTGGCTCCGGAGGTGTACGAAGGCGGAGGTTATTACTGTGAAGTGGATTGGTGGTCTCTTGGTGTTACATTTTACGAATGCATTTACAACAAG CGACCTTTTGAAGGTCGAAGCCAGGACGTCCTTAGCGAGAACATCAAAAAGGCTCAACCGAAATACTACGTCACCAACCCTGCTGTTTCAGTTCCGTGCCTGCGGGCAATGGCTGCGCTGTTGGAAAAGGACCGAAGCAAACGAATAGGGGCCACTGGATTTGACACTTTCACTTCGCATATGTTCTTCGCAGAAATCGACTTTGTTGCTCTGGAACGCAAGGAAGTTCCGCCTGTTTTCCGACCTTCTAGCGATAAGACCAACTTTGACGCCACGTATGATTTGGAAGAGCTTCTCCTCGAAGAGGCGCCTCTGGAGGCTCGGGCGCGGAGACAAAAGCCAAGGGCGGAATTGAGAGAGGATGCAACGGCGAAGGAAATTAGAGAGGATGAGCTTCATCGTCTGATCGAGACGATGTTCGAACCTTTCGACTACACCACAGTTACATATCAAGGGTATGTCCGGGAGTTGCCGCAGCAGGATGTATCTGGGTTCCGTGCTAACGGAGTTTTCAGCAATGCTGCTGAGGCAATAGCAGCTTCAAA GAATCCTGAGGATTGTCTCCCACCTACCACGTCTTCCGCCCACGCTCGCCATTATTCACAGCCTGACACGTCGAGGAACTCACCGACCTCACGCACTGAGGGTTGCGCCGGTCACTTGACCCAACCGGACAATACCAGTCATGGTGAGGCGCACGACTCGCCAGACAATACGGCAAACGCGCAGCCTCCGTCGGCTCCTCCCCCGCCTCCCCCACCCGCCCCCTCGTTCTCTCGGCCCCTTCCTCCCCCTGGCCCCAATCGTCCACGAGGAGCCACTCGCAAGACAAGTAAGGGCGGAGGTGTTCAGATGGTCTTGGAAGAAGCGGGTAGTTGGAGTGAGCTCGCCGACCACAGCTCTACCCTTCCGGCCGAGGGCTACGATAATGCCTCAGTCAAGGGAAAGTCCTCCAATAGTGGTATGCTCGCTTTTTTGAGCCGCAAGAAGGGGCGTGACAGAAGCCCGAAACCTCAGGAACCAGGCGTCTTGGGCAAGGAAGGAGCGAGGCAAATTATCAGTTGA
- the exg2 gene encoding putative exo-beta-1,3-glucanase gives MPTHSRSRDRYGGRDSDREARYDYDYARRRYATDDDDDYDDDELEHDLTERRYRRDGYRPPRESRARGYYERDAEGAADEELLGNERDPGPRASRSYGDDYDARRREHSRAREAPRRSERHRDRDREGRSRRRAYEDDGRHRTRDGRRDRGRESDGEARRSRRREAGRETAARKHRSSDSTNSASHLLSADALAKLGAQYEKEERRKREIAKDAAKAERKRQKKLAVVGEETRALRDPPGESHRDRTKARVASGAYLEEGRSPEMRVRHRGGGGPAMEARWRKEGSWGGTMDDSGGGRPFWKRKRWIGLGALIIILVIVIPVAVVVSKKHDNKSDPADSQGTSPGKSNLDGLSHDSIPAYAQGTYLDPWTWYDTTDFNVTFTNETVGGLSIMGLNSTWDDSARPNDNVPPLNEPFPYGSQPIRGVNLGGWLSIEPFIVPSLFDSYSSVSGIIDEWTLSKRLGSSAASTLEKHYATFITEQDFADIRDAGLDHVRIQYSYWAVATYDDDPYVAKISWRYLLRAIEYCRKYGLRVNLDPHGIPGSQNGWNHSGREGVIGWLNGTDGELNRNRSLAVHDSVSKFFAQDRYKNIVTIYGLVNEPLMLSLSIEDVLDWTTEATKLVQKNGITAYVALHDGFLNLSKWKSMLKNRPDKMLLDTHQYTIFNTGQIGLNHTAKVNLICNDWYNMIKEINSTSTGWGPTICGEWSQADTDCAKYLNNVGRGTRWEGTFSLTDSTQYCPTADTGPPCSCANANADVSKYSADYKKFLQTYAEAQMSAFETGQGWFYWTWRTESAAQWSYRTAWKNGFMPAKAYAPSFRCGDAVPDFGDLPEYY, from the exons ATGCCAACTCACTCCCGAAGTCGGGACCGCTATGGCGGTCGCGACAGCGACCGGGAAGCACGGTATGACTACGACTATGCGCGACGGCGCTACGCAActgatgacgacgacgattatgacgatgacgaaCTCGAGCACGACCTCACCGAGCGCCGATACAGACGGGACGGGTACCGTCCCCCGCGTGAGTCGCGGGCACGCGGGTACTACGAACGCGATGCGGAGGGGGCGGCCGATGAGGAATTGCTAGGTAATGAGCGAGACCCGGGGCCGCGAGCGAGCAGATCTTACGGTGATGACTATGATGCGCGACGAAGGGAACACTCGCGGGCGAGGGAGGCTCCAAGGAGAAGCGAGCGGCATCGCGACAGGGATCGAGAGGGCCGGAGCAGGCGCAGGGCgtatgaagatgatgggcGACATCGGACGAGAGACGGCCGCCGGGACAGAGGTCGCGAGTCGGATGGTGAGGCGCGGAGATCTAGACGAAGGGAAGCGGGGCGCGAGACAGCCGCGAGGAAGCATCGGAGCAGTGACTCGACCAATAGTGCGTCGCATTTGCTGAGCGCAGATGCGTTGGCTAAGCTTGGGGCTCAATatgagaaggaggagcgtCGGAAACGCGAGATCGCCAAGGACGCCGCCAAAGCGGAGAGAAAACGTCAGAAGAAGCTAGCAGTCGTGGGAGAAGAAACCCGCGCCTTACGTGATCCGCCTGGCGAGTCACACAGAGATCGGACGAAGGCGAGGGTCGCATCTGGGGCgtaccttgaagaaggccgcaGCCCCGAGATGCGAGTCCGCCATCGTGGAGGTGGTGGCCCAGCAATGGAAGCTAGATGGCGGAAAGAAGGTAGCTGGGGAGGCACTATGGACGATTCAGGCGGCGGAAGGCCATTTTGGAAACGAAAGAGATGGATTGGCCTGGGCGCTTTGATCATCATACTGGTCATTGTGATTCccgtcgccgtcgtcgtGTCTAAGAAACATGACAACAAGTCTGACCCGGCAGATTCACAAGGAACCTCTCCTGGTAAATCGAATCTGGACGGGTTGAGTCATGACAGCATTCCA GCTTACGCTCAGGGAACATATCTGGACCCTTGGACATGGTATGATACGACTGACTTCAATGTCACTTTCACTAATGAAACGGTTGGTGGTTTGTCTATCATGGGCTTGAACTCGACCTGGGACGACTCGGCTAGACCGAACGACAATGTTCCTCCTTTGAACGAACCGTTCCCGTATGGATCACAGCCAATCCGCGGCGTTAACCTAGGAGGCTGGCTGTCAATCGAGCCGTTCATTGTTCCTTCATTGTTCGACTCTTACTCCTCGGTCTCAGGGATCATTGATGAATGGACACTGTCCAAGAGACTCGGCAGCTCCGCAGCCAGCACGCTTGAGAAACACTATGCTACATTCATCACTGAACAAGATTTTGCAGACATCCGAGACGCAGGTCTCGACCACGTCCGCATTCAATATTCCTACTGGGCGGTAGCAACGTACGACGACGACCCTTATGTGGCGAAGATTTCGTGGCGATATCTCCTCCGAGCAATCGAGTACTGCAGAAAATACGGGCTCAGAGTCAATCTCGACCCGCATGGGATTCCTGGAAGTCAGAATGGCTGGAATCACAGCGGTCGTGAGGGTGTCATTGGCTGGCTCAATGGGACAGATGGCGAGCTCAACCGCAATCGGTCTCTGGCTGTTCACGACAGCGTGTCCAAGTTCTTCGCGCAGGACCGATACAAGAACATCGTCACGATCTACGGGCTCGTGAATGAGCCACTGATGCTCTCGCTCTCAATCGAGGATGTCCTTGATTGGACAACCGAGGCTACGAAGCTCGTGCAGAAGAACGGCATCACTGCGTACGTTGCTTTGCACGATGGCTTCCTGAACCTGAGTAAATGGAAGAGCATGCTCAAGAACCGTCCCGACAAGATGTTACTGGATACGCACCAATACACCATTTTCAATACAGGGCAAATAGGCCTCAACCATACCGCGAAAGTCAACCTAATCTGCAACGACTGGTACAACATGATCAAAGAGATCAACTCTACAAGCACAGG CTGGGGCCCAACGATCTGCGGCGAATGGTCCCAAGCCGATACAGACTGCGCCAAATACCTCAACAACGTCGGTCGCGGCACCCGTTGGGAAGGAACCTTCTCCCTCACAGACTCAACCCAATACTGTCCAACCGCCGACACTGGGCCTCCTTGCAGCTGCGCCAACGCCAACGCAGATGTCAGCAAGTACTCAGCCGACTACAAGAAGTTCCTGCAGACATACGCAGAGGCGCAGATGTCTGCGTTCGAGACCGGACAGGGTTGGTTCTACTGGACCTGGCGCACAGAGTCTGCGGCACAGTGGAGCTACAGGACCGCTTGGAAGAATGGCTTCATGCCAGCCAAGGCATATGCGCCATCATTCAGGTGCGGAGATGCAGTGCCTGATTTCGGAGACTTGCCGGAGTACTATTGA